One Chloroflexota bacterium DNA segment encodes these proteins:
- a CDS encoding aldo/keto reductase — protein METRRLGRTEHMSSVVTFGAVAVGRGVDQAEADAAVDLVLDRGVNHIDVAPSYGQAMERLAPSMPAIRDRVFLGAKTGERGYQDAWESIRSCQQRLGVEVFDLFQLHSVSTFEDLDAVTADDGALQALIEMRDQGLTRFLGITGHGRDAPRVHLEALRRFDFDTVMFPVSPAIYRNAAYRRDAEALLAEAAARDVGVQTIKMLARGGWGGREREINVWYDPHREQPDIDRSLWFVLSQPVHTAPSTGDLRLLPQILDAAERFRPLSAAQQAEAIAVQRPPMPEPGLAIDAAA, from the coding sequence ATGGAGACCCGACGACTCGGCCGCACGGAGCACATGAGCTCGGTGGTCACATTTGGCGCGGTCGCCGTTGGACGCGGCGTGGATCAGGCCGAGGCCGACGCCGCCGTTGATCTCGTCCTCGACCGCGGCGTCAATCACATCGACGTGGCGCCCAGCTACGGCCAGGCCATGGAACGCCTGGCGCCCTCGATGCCGGCCATTCGCGACCGGGTATTCCTGGGCGCCAAGACCGGCGAGCGCGGCTACCAGGACGCCTGGGAGAGCATCCGCTCCTGCCAGCAGCGTCTGGGAGTTGAAGTGTTCGACCTTTTCCAACTCCACAGCGTCAGCACGTTCGAGGACCTGGACGCGGTAACGGCCGACGACGGCGCGCTACAGGCGCTCATTGAGATGCGCGATCAGGGGCTCACGCGCTTCCTCGGCATCACCGGGCACGGACGCGACGCGCCGCGCGTCCACCTGGAAGCGCTGCGGCGGTTCGATTTCGACACGGTTATGTTCCCCGTCTCGCCCGCCATCTATCGCAACGCGGCCTACCGCCGCGACGCCGAGGCGCTCCTGGCGGAAGCCGCCGCGCGGGACGTGGGTGTGCAGACCATCAAGATGCTGGCCCGCGGCGGTTGGGGCGGACGCGAGCGCGAGATCAACGTCTGGTACGACCCGCACCGCGAGCAGCCGGACATCGACCGGTCGCTCTGGTTCGTGCTCTCCCAACCCGTGCACACCGCGCCCAGCACCGGCGACCTGCGCCTCTTGCCCCAGATCCTCGACGCCGCCGAGCGCTTCCGCCCGCTCTCAGCCGCCCAGCAAGCCGAAGCCATCGCCGTCCAGCGCCCACCCATGCCCGAACCGGGACTCGCCATCGACGCCGCGGCTTAG
- a CDS encoding thiamine pyrophosphate-binding protein yields the protein MRGRFAVVEALRAEGVRYVFGNPGTTESPLMDALDRAPDLEYILAAQEGVAMGMADGYARASGDVPFVNLHIDTGLSNGLSLLFNAYAGGTPLVLSSVNASLSKMADYRTDLAGLTAQFTKWGAEVTHADQIPSVMRRAFTEARTPPTGPTFVGFAPESLDSEAEISTAPRTDTFVRAGPDPRAVEAAVTALADAQRPLMVVGDRVAQFDAVDAAVAVADRLGARVYGAGYTEMTFPTGHSQWIGQLPPYARLYPEQLRAADVVLAVGCKVFHDFFDLPTDVLAPDATLIHLDCNASEINRSQPTDLGILCDPRAGLEALAEALDAAFDSARTEAARDRAGRIAAETAAKRAAIQAALRECRSSRPMPPLRMMHELARAAPDDTVIVDDSISARPILHEAFEFSRPGSMHSERAGGAIGWGMGAALGVKLAEPDRPVLGIIGDGSAMLSAQALWTASAYRIPAVYVICNNGGYRVLKVNLHAYFEEVLGEPDRPTSYLGMDLPQEFDLGAIAEAMGVASERIEDPERIGPAFQRALDSGKPALLDVIIDGAL from the coding sequence ATGCGGGGACGGTTTGCGGTCGTCGAGGCGCTGCGCGCCGAGGGCGTCCGCTACGTCTTCGGCAATCCCGGCACCACCGAGAGCCCGCTGATGGACGCGCTGGACCGCGCGCCCGACCTCGAGTACATCCTCGCCGCGCAAGAAGGCGTCGCCATGGGCATGGCCGACGGCTACGCGCGGGCATCGGGCGACGTCCCGTTCGTCAACCTGCACATCGACACCGGTCTCTCCAATGGTCTGAGCCTGCTGTTTAACGCCTACGCCGGTGGGACGCCGCTGGTGCTTTCGTCGGTGAATGCCAGCCTGTCCAAGATGGCCGACTACCGCACCGACCTGGCGGGGCTCACCGCGCAGTTCACGAAATGGGGCGCGGAGGTCACGCATGCGGACCAGATTCCGTCCGTCATGCGGCGCGCATTTACCGAGGCCCGCACGCCGCCCACGGGTCCCACCTTCGTCGGCTTCGCGCCGGAGTCGCTCGATAGCGAAGCCGAGATTTCAACTGCGCCTCGCACCGACACCTTCGTGCGGGCGGGACCCGACCCGCGCGCCGTCGAGGCCGCGGTCACGGCCCTCGCCGACGCCCAGCGCCCTCTGATGGTCGTCGGCGACCGCGTGGCGCAGTTTGACGCCGTCGATGCCGCCGTCGCCGTGGCGGATCGCCTTGGCGCGCGCGTCTACGGCGCCGGGTACACCGAAATGACGTTCCCCACGGGGCATTCGCAATGGATCGGCCAGCTGCCGCCCTACGCTCGGCTCTATCCGGAGCAGTTGCGCGCGGCGGACGTGGTGCTTGCCGTGGGCTGCAAGGTCTTTCACGACTTCTTCGACCTGCCGACGGACGTGCTCGCGCCCGACGCCACCCTCATCCACCTGGACTGCAACGCCAGCGAGATCAACCGCTCCCAGCCCACCGACTTGGGAATCCTGTGCGATCCGCGCGCCGGCCTGGAGGCGCTGGCCGAGGCGCTCGACGCGGCCTTCGACTCAGCCCGAACTGAAGCCGCCCGTGACCGTGCCGGACGCATTGCCGCCGAAACGGCGGCCAAACGCGCCGCCATCCAGGCGGCCCTGCGCGAATGCCGCTCGAGCCGCCCCATGCCGCCCCTGCGCATGATGCACGAGCTGGCGCGGGCGGCACCCGACGACACCGTGATCGTCGACGACTCGATCAGCGCGCGTCCGATTCTCCACGAGGCCTTCGAGTTCAGCCGCCCCGGCAGTATGCACTCCGAGCGCGCCGGCGGCGCCATCGGCTGGGGCATGGGCGCCGCGCTCGGCGTCAAGCTCGCCGAGCCGGATCGCCCAGTGCTCGGCATCATCGGGGACGGCAGCGCCATGCTCTCGGCCCAGGCTCTCTGGACGGCCAGCGCCTACCGGATTCCCGCGGTCTATGTCATCTGCAACAACGGCGGCTACCGCGTGCTGAAGGTGAACCTGCACGCCTATTTCGAGGAAGTGCTGGGCGAGCCGGACCGACCGACCAGCTATCTCGGGATGGACCTGCCGCAGGAATTCGATCTGGGCGCCATCGCCGAGGCCATGGGCGTGGCGTCCGAGCGGATCGAGGACCCCGAGCGCATCGGTCCGGCGTTCCAGCGCGCGCTCGACTCCGGCAAGCCGGCGCTGCTCGACGTCATCATCGACGGAGCGTTGTAG
- a CDS encoding zinc-binding dehydrogenase: MAVSLPSHMRAVVHHEFGAPDVLVPTQLPVPWPGPTEVLLRVLAVSVDYVQLHIRKGGSGRIGSAREPGYGLTAPPYVRGGTVCGEVVAVGAEAADVALGSRHLVGGLRPGSYVEYGVVDAAALRPNPEGSVGPTAAPGGFTPAEAAAFNYAPVAYHTLRVAAGLTAGETVLIHAAAGGTGVLAVQLAKSFGARVIATAGGPAKVALVRELGADVVIDYRAEDFVPAVLAATDGGGVDVVWESVGGEVFTRSLECLAEGGRMVSFGSNSFSGVGNVDFYPFWTKNIRLIGWGGKSNAAAHAPEIMEDLLRLAAAGALRPVVAAVLPLEQAAEAHRMIEAREAVGKVVLAPDVEAATTLRR, encoded by the coding sequence GTGGCCGTGTCGTTGCCCAGCCACATGCGCGCGGTGGTGCATCACGAGTTCGGTGCACCGGACGTACTTGTGCCCACGCAACTTCCCGTGCCGTGGCCGGGCCCGACCGAAGTGCTGCTGCGGGTGCTGGCCGTGTCCGTTGACTATGTCCAACTGCACATTCGAAAGGGCGGCAGCGGGCGCATCGGCTCGGCGCGGGAGCCCGGCTATGGCCTCACCGCCCCGCCCTACGTGCGCGGCGGCACGGTGTGTGGTGAGGTGGTGGCCGTTGGCGCTGAGGCTGCTGATGTTGCGCTCGGGTCGCGGCATCTTGTCGGCGGCCTGCGACCCGGCTCGTACGTCGAATACGGCGTGGTGGACGCCGCGGCCCTGCGCCCCAATCCCGAAGGTTCGGTCGGCCCGACGGCGGCGCCGGGGGGCTTCACGCCGGCCGAGGCCGCCGCCTTCAACTACGCGCCAGTGGCCTATCACACGCTGCGGGTGGCGGCGGGGCTGACTGCCGGCGAGACAGTGCTGATCCACGCGGCGGCGGGCGGGACGGGCGTGTTGGCGGTGCAACTGGCCAAGTCGTTCGGTGCGCGGGTGATCGCAACCGCCGGAGGCCCGGCCAAAGTGGCGCTGGTGCGCGAGTTGGGCGCCGACGTGGTGATCGACTACCGCGCGGAGGACTTTGTGCCCGCGGTGCTGGCGGCCACGGACGGTGGCGGCGTCGACGTGGTGTGGGAGTCGGTCGGAGGCGAGGTGTTCACCCGCAGCCTGGAGTGTCTGGCCGAGGGCGGGCGCATGGTGAGCTTTGGCTCCAACAGCTTCAGCGGCGTCGGGAACGTGGACTTCTATCCCTTCTGGACCAAGAACATCCGGCTCATTGGCTGGGGCGGCAAGAGCAACGCCGCGGCGCACGCCCCGGAGATCATGGAAGACCTGCTGCGGCTGGCCGCTGCGGGCGCGCTGCGTCCGGTGGTAGCGGCCGTGCTGCCGCTGGAGCAGGCGGCGGAGGCGCACCGCATGATCGAGGCGCGCGAAGCCGTCGGCAAGGTGGTGTTGGCACCGGACGTGGAGGCGGCTACAACGCTCCGTCGATGA
- a CDS encoding response regulator transcription factor, with product MDTSDASPPRVLVVDDEPSLRAALTYNLRREHYAVETASDGEEALDLALTSDPDLIILDLMLPGMDGLDVCRQIRRRSSVPILMLTARDDEIDRVVGLEIGADDYLTKPFSMRELIARTRAMLRRRQLLRAEVAASQQDAHLLEAAGVRLSIPDRGVEVDGSPVQLKPKEFELLAFLMRHAGHVFSAERLMERVWGYASTSDTRTVAVHVRSLRTRIENDPSKPRRIQTLRGVGYRFVP from the coding sequence ATCGACACTTCGGACGCCAGCCCGCCACGGGTACTCGTGGTTGACGATGAACCGAGCCTGCGCGCGGCCCTGACCTACAACCTACGCCGGGAGCACTACGCTGTCGAGACCGCCAGCGACGGGGAGGAGGCGCTCGACCTGGCCCTCACCTCGGACCCCGATTTGATCATCCTGGACCTCATGTTGCCGGGCATGGATGGCCTGGATGTCTGCCGGCAGATCCGTCGCCGCAGCTCGGTGCCCATTCTCATGCTCACGGCCAGAGACGATGAGATCGATCGCGTCGTCGGCCTCGAGATCGGCGCTGACGACTATCTGACCAAACCTTTCTCCATGCGCGAGCTCATCGCGCGCACCCGCGCCATGCTGCGGCGCCGGCAGCTGCTCCGCGCGGAAGTTGCCGCGTCCCAGCAGGACGCTCACCTGCTCGAGGCCGCCGGTGTTCGGCTCTCAATCCCCGACCGCGGCGTTGAGGTCGACGGAAGTCCGGTGCAACTCAAGCCCAAGGAGTTCGAGCTGCTGGCCTTTCTCATGCGCCACGCCGGCCACGTCTTCTCCGCCGAGCGGCTCATGGAGCGTGTCTGGGGATATGCGTCGACCAGCGACACGCGCACCGTGGCGGTACACGTGCGCAGCCTCCGCACGCGCATCGAGAACGACCCGTCGAAGCCGCGCCGAATTCAGACGCTTCGCGGCGTCGGCTACAGGTTCGTCCCTTAG
- a CDS encoding ATP-binding protein produces the protein MGLRTRLVLAGASGVLGGVLTVWIALAVGGAGPPGLAAWSVAGLAIGLGVGAALTMLVMRIPLRTVAAVRDGLARATGGEAAPPLPAEGAGTAELARVFNDAAHLLEIRLRAIRVSHAQLKAVLSAMGDGVVIVDEEEAVALMNPAAGSLLGVESENAPGRSLPDALRDHELVAVCQRARTADDTVSESLVAVGPHGRSVQVVATPIRLGDMRHIVLVLHDLTEVRATAAARRDFVANVSHELRTPVTSLRALVESLQAGAADDPELRTDFLRRIDGEIDRLAAMTAELLDLAAAEAGRLSRQFERVNLGDLVRQSAERLRPQAERGGVRLDIDSPGAMLTVSADPELTDRMVVTLLHNAIKFTPPGGRVRVSVQAENGDAVVRVRDTGVGIEPEELPRVFERFYKIDPSRAGEGAGLGLAIAKHTALQHGGRIWAESDGPNRGSVFAVALPVAGKN, from the coding sequence ATGGGGCTTCGCACGCGGCTCGTGCTCGCCGGCGCAAGTGGTGTACTCGGCGGCGTGCTGACCGTATGGATCGCCCTGGCCGTGGGCGGCGCAGGGCCGCCAGGTCTCGCGGCGTGGTCCGTGGCGGGACTCGCCATCGGTCTCGGTGTCGGCGCGGCGCTCACCATGCTCGTCATGCGTATTCCGCTGCGCACGGTCGCGGCCGTGCGGGATGGCCTCGCACGGGCCACCGGCGGGGAGGCCGCGCCGCCCCTGCCGGCTGAGGGAGCCGGCACGGCCGAGCTGGCGCGGGTATTCAACGACGCGGCGCACCTGCTCGAGATTCGGCTTCGCGCGATACGCGTGAGCCACGCGCAGCTCAAGGCGGTCCTCAGCGCCATGGGCGATGGCGTCGTCATCGTGGATGAAGAGGAGGCCGTCGCGCTCATGAATCCCGCGGCCGGTTCGCTCCTCGGCGTCGAATCCGAAAATGCGCCTGGGCGCTCGCTCCCGGACGCCCTTCGCGACCACGAGCTTGTGGCGGTCTGCCAGCGCGCTCGCACCGCCGACGACACGGTGAGCGAGTCGCTGGTCGCGGTTGGACCGCATGGGCGATCCGTTCAGGTCGTCGCCACTCCGATCCGGCTGGGCGACATGCGTCACATCGTCCTGGTGCTGCATGACCTCACGGAAGTTCGGGCCACGGCGGCGGCGCGGCGCGACTTTGTGGCCAACGTTTCTCACGAGCTGCGCACGCCGGTCACGTCGCTCCGGGCCCTGGTCGAGTCGCTGCAGGCGGGCGCGGCGGACGATCCGGAGCTGCGCACGGACTTTCTGCGACGGATCGACGGTGAAATCGACCGGCTGGCCGCCATGACCGCGGAGCTGCTCGATCTTGCCGCCGCCGAGGCCGGCCGCCTGTCCCGCCAGTTCGAGCGGGTCAACCTGGGCGACCTCGTGCGGCAGTCCGCCGAGCGGCTGCGTCCCCAGGCCGAGCGCGGCGGCGTCAGGCTCGACATCGACTCGCCCGGCGCCATGCTCACCGTCAGCGCCGACCCGGAACTGACCGACCGCATGGTGGTAACTCTCTTGCACAACGCCATCAAGTTCACGCCGCCGGGCGGGCGGGTGCGCGTGAGCGTCCAGGCCGAGAACGGCGATGCGGTCGTTCGCGTGCGGGACACCGGCGTCGGCATCGAGCCTGAAGAGCTCCCCCGCGTCTTCGAGCGCTTCTACAAGATCGATCCGTCTCGCGCCGGCGAAGGCGCCGGGCTCGGGCTGGCCATTGCCAAGCACACCGCCCTGCAGCACGGCGGTCGCATTTGGGCCGAGTCGGACGGTCCGAATCGGGGGTCGGTGTTTGCCGTGGCGCTTCCGGTCGCGGGCAAGAATTAA
- a CDS encoding PstS family phosphate ABC transporter substrate-binding protein, whose protein sequence is MIRALGAGVLGAGAAGVLAACGEPEVVTKESEKVATKEVDVEKIVTVPAPASPMTGMILADGSSTVGPVTQAVAEEFRSQFPEVRVPVGVSGSGAGFKKFCAGETDITNASRPIKASEIETCQSNGIDFVEVPVAFDGLAVLANPANDFVDCLTVDELQKIWEPAAEDTVTSWAQVRDGFPDEPLILYGPGVDSGTYDYFTDAIVGEEGASRGDFTPSEDDNVLVQGIAGDRSATGFFGLAYYAANQDKLKLVSVDGGEGCVAPTAETVNTGTYQPLSRPLFIYISAPAAERPEVQTFIEFYMKNAGTLAADVGYVELPPNIYDLALKRFNDRITGSIFEGEGSKVGVSLEDLLS, encoded by the coding sequence GTGATTCGAGCATTGGGGGCTGGAGTGCTCGGTGCGGGCGCCGCGGGGGTTCTCGCCGCCTGTGGCGAGCCGGAAGTCGTCACCAAGGAATCTGAGAAGGTCGCAACCAAGGAAGTCGACGTCGAAAAGATCGTCACGGTTCCGGCGCCGGCGAGCCCGATGACGGGAATGATCCTGGCGGACGGGTCGAGCACCGTGGGTCCGGTGACGCAGGCTGTGGCGGAAGAGTTCCGGAGCCAATTCCCTGAGGTTCGGGTGCCGGTGGGCGTGTCCGGCAGCGGCGCGGGCTTCAAGAAGTTCTGCGCGGGTGAGACTGACATTACCAACGCCTCGCGGCCCATCAAGGCGTCGGAAATCGAAACGTGCCAGTCCAACGGCATCGACTTCGTGGAAGTGCCGGTGGCCTTTGACGGGCTGGCCGTGCTGGCGAACCCGGCAAACGACTTCGTGGACTGCCTGACGGTGGACGAGCTGCAGAAGATATGGGAGCCGGCAGCCGAGGACACCGTTACCAGCTGGGCGCAGGTGCGCGACGGCTTTCCGGACGAACCGCTGATCCTCTACGGGCCGGGCGTTGACTCTGGAACCTACGACTACTTCACCGACGCGATCGTGGGTGAGGAAGGCGCGAGCCGGGGCGACTTCACGCCGAGTGAAGACGACAACGTGCTGGTGCAAGGCATCGCGGGCGACCGCAGCGCGACCGGGTTCTTCGGCCTGGCGTACTACGCGGCGAACCAGGACAAGCTGAAGCTCGTGTCGGTGGACGGCGGCGAAGGCTGCGTGGCGCCGACGGCGGAGACCGTAAACACGGGCACATATCAGCCGCTGTCGCGGCCTCTGTTCATCTACATCTCGGCGCCGGCGGCGGAGCGCCCGGAAGTGCAGACGTTCATCGAGTTCTATATGAAGAACGCGGGCACACTCGCGGCCGACGTGGGCTACGTGGAGCTGCCGCCGAACATCTACGACCTGGCCCTGAAGCGCTTCAACGACCGCATCACCGGTTCGATCTTCGAGGGCGAAGGATCCAAGGTCGGCGTCTCGCTCGAAGACCTCCTGAGCTAG
- the pstC gene encoding phosphate ABC transporter permease subunit PstC, whose amino-acid sequence MERGIHGVLFICAAVSILTTAGIIFTLLGETLAFFREVPVIDFLTGTRWTPLFVSKSFGVLPLVNGTLVVALVAIVVAVPIGLMSAIFLSEYAPARVRAAIKPVLEVLAGIPTVVYGYFALLFVTPILRDIFPQTQVFNVLSAGIVMGFMILPMMASISEDALRVVPRSLREGAYALGATKFQVTVRVVVPGALSGILAAVILSVSRAIGETMIVSIAAGQQPKVGFDLLSSMETMTAYIVQVSLGDTPQDTIEYRTLFAVGTLLFLMTFVMNILSDWIVRRYREVYQ is encoded by the coding sequence ATGGAGCGGGGCATCCATGGCGTGCTGTTCATCTGTGCCGCGGTGTCAATTCTCACGACCGCCGGCATCATCTTCACGCTGCTCGGCGAGACGCTGGCGTTCTTCCGCGAGGTCCCGGTCATTGATTTCCTCACCGGAACGCGGTGGACCCCGCTGTTCGTTTCGAAGTCCTTCGGCGTTCTGCCGCTGGTCAACGGCACTCTCGTGGTTGCGTTGGTCGCAATCGTCGTGGCCGTCCCGATTGGGCTGATGAGCGCGATCTTCCTCAGCGAATACGCGCCAGCGCGGGTGCGGGCCGCGATCAAGCCGGTGCTGGAGGTTCTCGCAGGAATCCCAACCGTGGTCTACGGATACTTCGCGCTGCTCTTCGTCACCCCCATCTTGCGGGACATATTTCCGCAGACGCAGGTTTTCAACGTGCTCAGCGCGGGCATCGTCATGGGCTTCATGATCCTGCCGATGATGGCGTCCATCAGCGAGGACGCGCTGCGCGTCGTCCCGCGCAGCTTGCGCGAAGGGGCGTACGCCCTCGGCGCCACGAAATTCCAGGTGACGGTACGCGTGGTTGTGCCGGGGGCGCTTTCGGGAATCCTGGCCGCCGTCATCCTATCCGTGTCGCGCGCCATCGGCGAGACCATGATCGTGTCCATCGCCGCCGGGCAGCAGCCGAAGGTCGGCTTTGATCTGCTGTCCTCCATGGAGACCATGACCGCATACATCGTGCAGGTGAGCCTGGGCGACACCCCGCAGGACACCATCGAGTACCGCACGCTGTTTGCCGTGGGCACGCTCTTGTTCCTCATGACGTTCGTGATGAACATCCTGAGCGACTGGATCGTGCGCCGATACCGTGAGGTGTACCAGTGA
- the pstA gene encoding phosphate ABC transporter permease PstA: protein MTPDASKRWRPRIRQRNAIGRGFAALTIVSTLLGIAMLVALLVDVFSDGAAQVDGHFLTSYPSRFPEDAGLRSALLGTLWLIVLTAVIAFPLGVGAAIYLEEYAPDTWLTRFIQLNIANLAGVPSVVYGLLGLGLFVRWFALGRSLMAGAMTMALLILPLIIVASREAIRAVPDGQREASYALGATRWQTVFRTVLPAAGGGILTGTILALARAIGETAPLITIGALTYIAFDPTGPMDLFTVLPIQIFNWVSLPQEGFSELAAGGIVILLIVLLLANSIALFIRFRLQRRFD from the coding sequence GTGACACCGGACGCGTCCAAGCGCTGGCGTCCGCGCATCCGCCAGCGGAATGCCATCGGGCGCGGGTTTGCCGCGCTGACCATCGTGTCCACCCTGCTTGGCATCGCCATGCTCGTGGCCCTGCTCGTCGATGTCTTCAGCGACGGCGCCGCGCAGGTCGACGGCCATTTCCTGACGAGCTACCCGTCGCGCTTTCCCGAGGATGCCGGGCTGCGCTCCGCTCTCCTGGGCACGTTGTGGTTGATCGTTCTAACGGCCGTTATCGCCTTCCCACTTGGCGTCGGCGCGGCGATTTACCTCGAGGAGTACGCGCCCGACACCTGGCTCACCCGGTTCATCCAGCTCAACATTGCCAACCTGGCCGGAGTTCCATCGGTCGTCTACGGCCTGCTCGGCCTGGGGCTGTTTGTTCGGTGGTTCGCGCTGGGCCGCAGTCTCATGGCCGGAGCCATGACGATGGCGCTCTTGATCCTGCCGCTCATCATCGTCGCGTCGCGCGAAGCGATTCGCGCCGTGCCCGACGGTCAGCGTGAAGCCTCCTACGCGCTTGGCGCGACGCGGTGGCAGACGGTCTTTCGGACCGTGCTGCCGGCAGCCGGTGGGGGAATTTTGACAGGCACAATTCTGGCGTTGGCGCGGGCGATTGGTGAGACTGCGCCACTGATTACGATTGGAGCGCTGACCTATATCGCCTTTGATCCGACTGGCCCGATGGACCTCTTCACCGTCCTCCCAATCCAGATCTTCAACTGGGTCTCGCTGCCGCAGGAGGGATTCAGCGAATTGGCGGCCGGAGGCATTGTGATTCTGCTGATCGTCTTGTTGCTCGCCAACTCGATTGCGCTCTTCATCCGATTCCGACTGCAGCGGAGGTTTGACTGA
- the pstB gene encoding phosphate ABC transporter ATP-binding protein PstB: MNPPVNDAAPANGPAKPDVLVTEDLKFWYGNTMALSGISLNIPQHEVMAIIGPSGCGKSTYLRCLNRMNDLIPSARVAGRVIFDGENIYARNVDPVQMRRRIGMVFQKPNPFPKSIYENVAYGPKVNGYRGSMDDLVEHSLRQAALWDEVKDDLKRSGLDLSGGQQQRLCIARALAVEPDVILMDEPCSALDPIATTRIEDLIRELRENYTIVIVTHNMQQAARVSDRTAFFMLDEEIAGSLVEVDETQRLFTTPSDQRTEDYITGRFG; encoded by the coding sequence ATGAATCCACCGGTGAATGACGCTGCCCCCGCCAACGGCCCCGCCAAGCCCGACGTGCTGGTCACCGAGGACCTGAAGTTCTGGTACGGAAACACGATGGCGCTGTCGGGAATCTCCCTCAACATTCCGCAGCACGAGGTGATGGCCATCATCGGCCCGTCGGGCTGCGGCAAGAGCACCTATCTGCGCTGCCTGAACCGCATGAACGACCTCATTCCGAGTGCGCGTGTCGCGGGGCGCGTCATCTTCGACGGCGAGAACATCTACGCGCGCAACGTGGACCCGGTGCAGATGCGGCGTCGCATCGGCATGGTGTTCCAGAAGCCGAATCCCTTCCCCAAGTCCATCTACGAAAATGTCGCCTACGGCCCCAAGGTCAACGGGTACCGCGGCTCGATGGACGATCTCGTCGAGCACTCGCTGCGCCAGGCGGCGCTCTGGGACGAGGTCAAGGACGACCTCAAGAGGAGCGGCCTCGATCTCTCCGGCGGTCAGCAGCAGCGGCTCTGCATCGCCCGGGCGCTCGCGGTCGAGCCGGACGTGATCCTGATGGACGAGCCCTGCTCGGCGCTCGATCCCATCGCCACGACTCGGATCGAGGACCTCATTCGCGAGCTGCGCGAGAACTACACCATCGTGATCGTTACCCACAACATGCAACAGGCCGCCCGCGTTTCCGACCGCACCGCGTTTTTCATGCTCGATGAGGAAATTGCCGGCTCGCTCGTCGAGGTCGACGAGACCCAACGCCTATTCACTACCCCGTCCGATCAACGCACTGAGGACTACATCACCGGCCGCTTCGGCTAG
- the phoU gene encoding phosphate signaling complex protein PhoU yields MPRQEYVQRLNELQDEILLVGSMVDKAVQRAVEALRTRDAATAQAVIDADDEIDARQIQLEEHAIDIMATQQPMASDLRQLVTALHVADELERMGDYAEGIAKITLLMGEQAPIKPLIDIPRMADIAREMMRASLDALVARDIEAASAVWQRDDEVDELYEQVYRELVTHMIADPTKIERATFLIWVAHNIERIADRATNIAERVIFVSTGQIPTREEWWDKRLTERGNGNGNGNGAGDGADGRFPPVGV; encoded by the coding sequence ATGCCGCGCCAGGAATACGTCCAGCGTCTGAATGAACTCCAAGACGAAATCCTTCTCGTTGGGTCGATGGTCGACAAGGCGGTCCAGCGCGCCGTCGAAGCCCTGCGAACTCGCGACGCCGCGACAGCCCAGGCGGTGATTGACGCCGACGACGAGATCGATGCGCGTCAAATCCAACTCGAAGAGCACGCCATCGACATCATGGCCACGCAGCAGCCGATGGCCAGCGACCTGCGCCAACTCGTTACCGCCCTCCACGTGGCCGACGAGCTGGAGCGAATGGGCGACTACGCCGAGGGCATCGCCAAGATCACGCTGCTCATGGGCGAGCAGGCGCCCATAAAGCCGCTGATTGACATTCCCCGCATGGCGGACATCGCCCGCGAGATGATGCGCGCCAGCCTCGACGCACTGGTGGCCCGCGACATCGAGGCCGCGTCCGCGGTTTGGCAGCGGGACGACGAAGTCGACGAGCTCTACGAGCAGGTCTACCGCGAACTCGTCACCCATATGATCGCGGACCCGACGAAGATCGAGCGTGCGACCTTTCTGATTTGGGTGGCCCACAACATCGAGCGCATCGCCGACCGCGCCACGAACATCGCCGAGCGTGTGATCTTCGTCAGCACGGGCCAGATCCCCACGCGCGAGGAGTGGTGGGACAAGCGCCTCACCGAGCGCGGCAACGGCAACGGCAACGGCAACGGCGCCGGCGACGGCGCCGATGGCAGGTTTCCACCGGTCGGGGTTTAG